The following coding sequences lie in one Bacteroidota bacterium genomic window:
- a CDS encoding START domain-containing protein: MLFSFNKKVVIIVLFSFVFFGFSPKKEVSNWELKKSENGISVYTRLTKDSEYKELKATFQIKTSLSSIIALLNDVESYPQWVYRCQTSKVLKKDSDQHLIRYQTIVAPWPVDNRDVVVEVNTRQDEKTNVVYQKVSALPSYSPKLKGHVRITQFRALWTLTPLKNGFVLVEYELLVNPAGSIPAWLVNLAMVEGPFDTSVKMRDRLMMEKYQKASFEFITNPK; this comes from the coding sequence ATGCTTTTCAGTTTCAATAAGAAAGTTGTTATTATAGTTTTATTCAGCTTTGTTTTTTTTGGTTTTTCTCCAAAAAAGGAAGTGTCGAATTGGGAATTAAAAAAATCTGAAAATGGCATCTCTGTCTATACCCGATTAACGAAAGATTCAGAATACAAAGAGTTAAAAGCAACCTTTCAAATTAAAACCTCATTATCCAGTATTATTGCTTTGTTGAATGATGTGGAGTCGTATCCTCAATGGGTGTACCGCTGCCAAACGTCTAAGGTGCTGAAAAAAGATTCTGACCAACATTTAATCCGCTACCAAACCATTGTTGCTCCATGGCCGGTAGATAACCGTGATGTTGTTGTAGAAGTTAATACACGGCAAGATGAAAAAACGAATGTGGTTTATCAAAAAGTAAGTGCATTGCCCAGTTATTCTCCCAAATTAAAAGGACATGTTCGAATAACACAATTTCGAGCATTGTGGACACTTACACCATTGAAAAATGGATTTGTTTTGGTGGAGTATGAATTACTTGTGAATCCTGCCGGTTCTATTCCTGCTTGGTTAGTGAATTTAGCAATGGTGGAAGGGCCATTTGATACATCCGTGAAAATGAGAGATCGATTAATGATGGAAAAGTATCAAAAAGCATCGTTCGAATTTATTACAAACCCAAAGTAA
- the lnt gene encoding apolipoprotein N-acyltransferase: MKKYQLYILSVLAGLLLAFAWFPHGWIPLLFVAFVPLLWIEHLVYQNPERFKSRIVFFTSFLSFFIWNLLTTWWLKNASVGGAVMAIGLNSIFMSLVFLFFHKIKKRIGEKWGYLIFISIWITFEFLYHGDQLTWPWLTLGNAFADSVSLIQWYEYTGIFGGSLWVLIINYCFFNILTEGITKGKGIVLALMLLLPIGVSFLLTPILTLNKVAPNQHQIVIVQPNIDPYNEKFSGSYEQQLQKMLELASQKTDSTTEYIVLPETALIEDIWEDELQQASSVLAIQEFVKRYPKVKMIIGASTAKAYKPGEPLSPTARKFYNADAYYDAYNTAFQFDNSGHIQQYHKSKLVPGVEQMPLQFIFKYLDKLALEMGGTSGSLGTQVERSVFYSKDETKTIAPVICYESVYGEYVTEYVRKGATLITIITNDGWWGNTPGHIQHLKLGRLRAIENRRWIARSANTGISCFIDPYGKISQATDYWVPAVISGAVEYKNQLTFYTRFGDYIGRMAMFISFLLIIYSWLIRFRIIKKS; this comes from the coding sequence TTGAAAAAATATCAATTATATATTTTATCTGTTTTAGCTGGTTTATTGTTAGCATTTGCTTGGTTTCCTCATGGTTGGATTCCACTCTTATTTGTAGCATTTGTTCCATTGCTCTGGATTGAACATCTTGTTTATCAGAATCCGGAACGGTTTAAATCACGTATTGTTTTTTTTACTTCTTTTTTGTCTTTTTTTATTTGGAATCTGTTAACGACCTGGTGGCTTAAAAATGCCTCTGTGGGTGGAGCAGTTATGGCAATCGGCCTGAATTCTATTTTTATGTCTCTGGTATTTTTATTTTTTCATAAGATAAAAAAACGCATTGGCGAAAAATGGGGATATCTCATTTTTATTTCTATTTGGATAACGTTTGAGTTTTTATATCATGGTGATCAACTCACATGGCCATGGTTAACGCTCGGAAATGCTTTCGCTGATAGCGTGAGCCTCATTCAATGGTATGAATACACTGGAATATTTGGTGGTAGCTTATGGGTGTTGATTATTAATTATTGTTTTTTTAATATCCTTACTGAAGGTATTACTAAGGGAAAAGGAATCGTTTTGGCGCTAATGCTTCTTCTCCCTATCGGAGTGTCTTTTCTTTTAACTCCAATTCTTACTTTAAATAAAGTCGCTCCGAATCAACATCAAATTGTGATTGTTCAACCGAATATTGATCCGTATAACGAAAAGTTTTCAGGCTCTTACGAACAGCAATTACAAAAAATGTTAGAGCTTGCTTCTCAAAAAACGGATTCCACTACCGAGTATATTGTTTTGCCTGAAACAGCATTAATTGAAGATATTTGGGAGGATGAATTGCAGCAAGCTTCTTCTGTTCTTGCGATCCAAGAGTTTGTAAAAAGATATCCGAAGGTGAAGATGATAATTGGTGCTTCAACTGCGAAAGCATATAAACCAGGTGAACCATTGTCGCCAACTGCCAGAAAATTTTATAATGCAGATGCTTATTATGATGCATATAATACTGCTTTTCAGTTTGATAATTCTGGACATATTCAACAATACCACAAGTCAAAATTAGTTCCAGGCGTAGAACAAATGCCTTTGCAATTTATTTTTAAATACCTTGATAAACTTGCATTGGAAATGGGAGGAACGAGTGGAAGTTTAGGAACTCAAGTTGAACGAAGTGTTTTTTATTCGAAAGATGAAACAAAAACAATTGCACCAGTTATTTGTTATGAAAGTGTGTATGGTGAATATGTTACTGAATATGTTAGAAAAGGTGCAACACTCATAACAATTATTACGAATGACGGTTGGTGGGGGAATACACCCGGACATATTCAACATCTGAAACTAGGAAGATTGCGTGCAATTGAAAACCGCAGATGGATAGCGCGTTCAGCAAACACGGGAATATCTTGTTTTATTGATCCTTATGGGAAAATATCACAGGCAACGGATTATTGGGTGCCTGCAGTGATTTCAGGGGCTGTAGAATATAAAAACCAGCTGACTTTTTATACTCGTTTTGGCGATTATATTGGGCGAATGGCAATGTTTATATCATTTTTATTGATTATTTATTCTTGGTTAATCCGTTTCAGAATTATTAAAAAATCGTAA
- a CDS encoding YihA family ribosome biogenesis GTP-binding protein, translating to MEIKSAKFLISSTDVAKCPAPLKPEYAFIGRSNVGKSSLINMLVDRKDLAKTSGKPGKTQLINHFGINDSWYLVDLPGYGYAKVSKEKRDIFQAYISEYILERKNLMCLFVLIDSRLEPQKIDLEFMDWCGEKQVPFVMVFTKTDKLSKKKTADNIAFYKEEMGKHWDALPECFYTSAEKKQGRDELLTFIEKTNKLFK from the coding sequence ATGGAAATAAAATCCGCAAAATTTTTAATTAGTAGTACGGATGTTGCAAAATGTCCGGCTCCACTAAAACCTGAATATGCTTTTATTGGAAGATCCAATGTTGGCAAATCTTCTTTGATTAATATGTTGGTTGATCGGAAGGATTTAGCTAAAACATCCGGAAAGCCAGGTAAAACACAGCTGATAAATCACTTTGGAATAAATGATAGTTGGTACCTGGTGGATTTACCAGGATATGGCTATGCAAAAGTTTCTAAAGAAAAGCGGGACATTTTTCAAGCCTATATTTCGGAATACATTTTAGAAAGAAAAAATTTAATGTGCCTTTTTGTTTTAATCGATTCCCGATTAGAACCGCAAAAAATTGATTTGGAGTTTATGGATTGGTGTGGCGAGAAACAAGTTCCATTTGTAATGGTTTTTACAAAAACCGATAAATTGTCGAAAAAGAAAACAGCCGACAATATTGCTTTTTATAAAGAAGAAATGGGAAAACATTGGGATGCCTTGCCTGAATGTTTCTATACCTCCGCAGAAAAAAAGCAAGGTCGAGACGAACTTCTAACATTCATAGAGAAAACAAATAAGTTATTTAAATAA
- a CDS encoding T9SS type A sorting domain-containing protein gives MKNISHRYLAYVFVFITMVLITSKTFAIARTWTGAGAGGAGTDFNNVANWSGGGALATGDDFTMTFTTNTSQTISLSANITVNNLTVTENSGSGLRTTTLNVGAFTLTVNGTGTFNAVRYSNGVSYDVLRLNINNSGNIIFNGVTRIHTTGNGDTYVITENLAGGGATPGTLTFNNNVYIGVWGRTVGAYEPHIVFNGTGAQTMVLANAGGGYLFKAQNLTFGTTNTPTVTIRGPSAANFDTYDGNMIVAANTTVIIPDTTVTGRMTVLGRYNTGAGSLTMGAGSTVRTGCPNRAPLNGFATYTMDATSTVWYNSTGWQDMLPITYGHVIADGVSAISWKYSNGAQTMQGNFTVQNSAIYGPWSAGGIVVQGNTLLQSSGVFNATRDNNVASITHTIRGNFTNNSTFTSGTPVGINTMQFTGTAAQTIAGTTLTTAFYNFVVNNTSATGVTLTTPLSVNSALTLTDGNVYTDATNLLTLIDNATSTAGSSASFVDGPMRKIGNDAFVFPVGDNLIWARTAITAPSVATDAYTAQYFDAAYSTLTPVAATIAYVSSVEHWIVNRTAGTSNVFVTLYWENGTRSGINTFTTDLHVARYDGATWQDHGSGTMTGSAALGTIQTSAAVTAFSPFTFSSVSVSILINPLPIELLSFEAQTNNNHVDLKWSTASETNNDFFTIEKSKDGQNFVVVGKEDGAGNSTTIINYSGVDYSPYTGISYYRLKQTDFNGQFTYSNIIPVEFNRVDEANISIFPNPLSAGNASQVRLSMFTGEVLVVVRDAMGKEVFSKMVNVSSDSQLVTIDSDVLLAKGIYLVTASNTNAYHSQKLVIK, from the coding sequence ATGAAAAATATTTCACATAGATATCTCGCATACGTTTTTGTATTCATCACGATGGTGCTGATTACAAGTAAAACGTTTGCAATTGCCAGAACCTGGACTGGTGCAGGTGCAGGTGGTGCAGGCACTGACTTTAACAATGTAGCGAATTGGTCCGGTGGAGGCGCATTGGCAACCGGCGATGATTTCACAATGACGTTTACGACTAACACGAGCCAAACCATTTCACTGTCTGCAAACATTACTGTGAACAATCTTACTGTAACTGAAAACAGCGGTTCAGGCCTCAGAACAACAACATTAAATGTGGGTGCATTTACACTCACAGTGAATGGAACTGGAACATTTAATGCAGTAAGATATAGTAATGGTGTCTCTTATGATGTTTTAAGATTAAACATTAATAATAGTGGGAACATTATTTTCAATGGCGTAACGCGCATACACACCACAGGAAATGGAGATACTTATGTTATTACAGAAAATTTAGCTGGTGGTGGTGCTACTCCAGGAACACTTACATTTAATAACAATGTTTACATTGGGGTTTGGGGTAGAACTGTTGGCGCCTATGAGCCACACATCGTATTTAATGGTACTGGTGCACAAACAATGGTCTTGGCAAATGCCGGTGGTGGATACTTATTCAAAGCACAAAATCTAACCTTTGGAACAACCAATACTCCTACTGTTACGATTAGAGGACCAAGTGCAGCAAATTTTGATACATATGACGGGAATATGATTGTTGCTGCAAATACCACTGTTATTATTCCGGACACGACTGTGACAGGCAGGATGACAGTTTTAGGCAGATACAATACCGGTGCAGGTTCACTAACGATGGGTGCGGGCTCTACTGTGCGAACAGGCTGTCCAAATCGCGCACCATTAAACGGTTTTGCAACCTACACAATGGATGCAACAAGTACAGTATGGTACAATTCAACTGGTTGGCAAGACATGTTGCCAATAACCTATGGACATGTGATTGCAGATGGTGTCAGTGCTATTAGCTGGAAATATTCAAATGGTGCACAAACTATGCAAGGCAACTTCACTGTACAAAACTCTGCGATTTATGGCCCTTGGTCTGCCGGTGGAATAGTAGTACAAGGAAATACATTGTTGCAATCAAGTGGTGTATTTAATGCCACTCGCGATAATAATGTTGCAAGTATAACTCATACGATACGTGGAAATTTCACAAACAATTCTACCTTTACTTCAGGCACTCCTGTTGGAATAAATACAATGCAGTTTACAGGAACTGCCGCCCAAACGATAGCTGGAACCACATTAACAACAGCATTTTATAATTTTGTTGTAAATAACACCTCTGCTACCGGAGTAACTTTAACAACTCCATTATCCGTAAACAGTGCTTTAACATTGACCGATGGGAATGTTTACACGGATGCAACAAATCTATTAACACTAATAGATAACGCTACGTCAACTGCCGGATCTTCTGCAAGTTTTGTGGATGGCCCAATGCGAAAAATAGGAAATGATGCCTTTGTTTTTCCTGTAGGTGATAATTTAATATGGGCACGAACAGCGATTACGGCTCCTTCTGTTGCCACAGATGCATATACTGCTCAATATTTTGATGCCGCTTATTCAACACTAACTCCTGTTGCAGCAACAATCGCATACGTTAGTTCTGTTGAACATTGGATCGTCAATAGAACTGCGGGTACATCCAATGTGTTTGTAACACTCTATTGGGAAAATGGAACAAGAAGCGGAATCAATACTTTCACTACAGATTTGCATGTTGCGCGCTATGATGGTGCTACATGGCAAGACCACGGAAGTGGAACAATGACAGGCAGTGCTGCTTTGGGTACAATCCAGACATCTGCAGCTGTTACTGCTTTTAGTCCCTTTACGTTTTCTTCCGTTTCTGTCAGTATTTTAATAAATCCCTTACCAATTGAACTGCTAAGTTTCGAAGCACAAACAAACAACAATCATGTTGATCTAAAATGGTCAACGGCTAGTGAAACAAACAATGACTTTTTCACAATTGAAAAAAGCAAAGACGGACAAAACTTTGTTGTAGTAGGAAAAGAAGATGGTGCAGGAAACAGCACAACCATAATTAACTACTCTGGAGTTGATTATTCACCATATACAGGAATTTCTTATTACAGGCTTAAGCAAACCGATTTTAACGGACAATTCACTTATTCTAATATTATTCCTGTAGAATTTAATAGGGTCGATGAGGCAAATATTTCGATTTTTCCAAACCCTTTGTCGGCAGGAAACGCGAGTCAAGTTCGATTGAGTATGTTCACAGGTGAGGTATTAGTGGTTGTGAGAGATGCAATGGGTAAAGAAGTGTTTTCCAAAATGGTGAATGTTTCTTCTGATTCTCAGCTAGTGACAATTGACTCTGATGTTCTTTTAGCAAAAGGTATTTATTTGGTCACCGCCTCTAACACAAATGCCTACCACAGCCAGAAACTCGTTATTAAATAA
- a CDS encoding PorV/PorQ family protein, translated as MNKKFFATSIALLSFISSIFSQAPKYSNEFLNIGVGARALGMSNSYVTSVDDVTAGYWNPAGLLGIKNQHQVALMHSEYFAGIAKYDYGAFATRLDSASVLGVSLVRFGVDDIPNTTELIDANGNVDYNRITTFSAVDYAFLVSYAKQLKIPGLRLGANVKIIRRKVGDFAGAWGFGLDAGAQYDYKKWKFAAMARDVTSTFNAWSTNLSEETKAVFIATGNEIPGNSVEITLPKLLLGAARKFDFTEKISLLAEVNMDATFDGKRNVLIKSKAVSLDPHMGLEASYMNLIFLRAGIGNYQTYTDATGKKVNTMQPNIGVGVKIKSVYIDYALTDIGDKSVALYSNVFSIKVDINKKVK; from the coding sequence ATGAATAAGAAATTTTTCGCTACTTCAATTGCTTTATTAAGCTTTATTTCAAGTATATTTTCTCAAGCTCCAAAATACAGCAATGAGTTTTTGAATATTGGTGTAGGTGCACGTGCCTTAGGAATGTCAAATTCCTATGTAACCTCTGTTGATGATGTTACAGCAGGCTATTGGAATCCTGCAGGATTACTTGGTATTAAAAACCAGCACCAAGTAGCATTGATGCACAGTGAATATTTTGCTGGAATAGCAAAGTATGATTATGGTGCATTTGCTACCCGATTGGATTCTGCCAGTGTTTTAGGGGTAAGTTTGGTTCGTTTTGGGGTAGATGATATTCCCAATACAACTGAGTTGATTGATGCGAATGGAAATGTGGATTACAACCGTATTACAACCTTCTCTGCGGTGGATTACGCTTTCTTGGTTTCGTATGCTAAACAATTGAAAATTCCAGGTTTGCGATTAGGTGCAAATGTGAAAATTATTCGCAGAAAGGTAGGCGACTTTGCTGGTGCATGGGGCTTTGGATTAGATGCAGGTGCTCAATACGATTATAAAAAATGGAAGTTCGCTGCAATGGCGCGTGATGTAACTTCCACTTTCAATGCTTGGAGCACCAATCTTTCTGAAGAAACAAAAGCGGTTTTTATTGCTACAGGAAATGAAATTCCCGGAAACTCTGTGGAAATTACATTGCCGAAATTATTGTTGGGCGCTGCTCGTAAATTCGATTTTACAGAAAAAATTTCTCTACTTGCCGAAGTAAATATGGATGCAACTTTTGATGGGAAAAGAAATGTATTGATTAAAAGCAAAGCCGTTAGTTTGGATCCCCACATGGGATTAGAAGCTTCATACATGAACTTAATTTTTTTACGTGCGGGCATTGGAAACTACCAAACATATACGGATGCTACAGGTAAAAAAGTAAATACAATGCAACCCAACATTGGGGTTGGTGTAAAAATTAAATCCGTTTATATCGATTATGCATTGACAGATATTGGTGACAAGTCTGTTGCATTATATTCCAATGTGTTTTCCATTAAGGTGGATATCAACAAAAAAGTAAAATGA
- a CDS encoding glycosyltransferase family 2 protein, whose product MKELEISIVIPVYNSSSIIEELQKQIAQAMDVSFEIIFVNDCSKDDSWKKIVALSKQFPNITGIHLRKNSGQDNALLAGLRMAKGNYCVIMDDDLQHNPKDIISLYNECKKGFDVCYANFNSLKQTAVKNIGSSTNGWMAELLVSKPKGIYLSPFKIINKSTVAEIAKFAGPYPYIDGIILTITQNLSQVAVEHQTRFSGKSNYTLSKSVSVFMKLFTGFSVLPLRLATITGCIATLVGFILLIKYLYDYFIAKNFIEGWTTVVVLIILFGGLILITLGIIGEYIGRMYLTLNNKPQYSISEIVKSDDEH is encoded by the coding sequence ATGAAAGAATTAGAAATCAGCATCGTTATTCCTGTTTACAACAGCTCTTCAATTATTGAAGAGTTGCAAAAACAAATTGCACAGGCGATGGATGTTTCTTTCGAAATTATTTTTGTGAACGACTGCAGCAAAGATGACAGCTGGAAAAAAATTGTTGCACTAAGCAAACAATTTCCAAACATCACAGGAATACACCTTCGAAAAAATAGCGGACAAGACAATGCGTTACTAGCCGGACTAAGAATGGCAAAAGGGAACTACTGTGTAATTATGGATGATGATTTACAACACAATCCAAAAGACATTATTTCTTTATATAACGAATGTAAAAAAGGATTTGATGTGTGTTACGCCAACTTCAATTCTTTAAAACAAACAGCTGTTAAAAATATCGGCAGTTCCACTAACGGTTGGATGGCTGAACTTCTGGTTTCAAAACCCAAAGGAATATATCTATCTCCGTTTAAAATAATCAACAAGTCTACTGTTGCCGAAATTGCAAAATTTGCAGGTCCATATCCGTATATCGATGGAATCATTTTAACCATCACTCAAAATTTAAGTCAGGTTGCAGTTGAACACCAAACCCGATTCAGTGGCAAGAGCAATTACACGCTTTCAAAATCAGTTTCTGTTTTTATGAAATTGTTTACTGGATTTTCTGTTCTTCCACTCCGACTTGCCACCATAACGGGATGTATTGCAACATTAGTTGGATTTATTCTTTTAATTAAATACCTCTATGATTATTTTATTGCCAAAAATTTTATTGAAGGCTGGACCACTGTCGTTGTGCTCATTATCCTTTTTGGAGGATTGATTTTAATAACACTTGGAATCATTGGCGAGTACATTGGTCGAATGTACCTTACTTTAAATAACAAACCACAATACAGTATTTCTGAAATTGTAAAAAGCGATGACGAACACTAA
- the lpdA gene encoding dihydrolipoyl dehydrogenase, whose product MEKFDVTIIGSGPGGYVAAIRCAQLGMKTALIERYSTLGGTCLNVGCIPSKALLDSSEHFHNATHTFTEHGIDVKDVKVNLAQMIKRKGEVVKQTCDGINFLMKKNKITVLNGHGSFVNKNTIEITGADGKKNQIETAKTIIATGSKPTSLKGIEIDKKRVITSTEALQMTEVPKHMVIIGGGVIGLELGSVYARLGAKISVVEFTGGIISTMDAALGKELQKSLKKLGFEFYFNHKVTGVVTKGKEVIVSADNAKGEKVEVKGDYCLVSVGRRPYTDNLGLEKAGVKMDDRGRIETDVHLQTNVAGIYAIGDVVKGAMLAHKAEEEGTFVAETIAGQKPHINYNLIPGVVYTWPEVAAVGFTEEQLKEQGKKYKVGSFPFKASGRARASMDTDGFVKVLADETTDEILGVHMIGPRAADMIAEAVVAMEYRASAEDISRMSHAHPTYTEAMKEACLDATAKRALHI is encoded by the coding sequence ATGGAAAAATTTGATGTTACGATTATAGGCTCAGGTCCCGGTGGATATGTAGCGGCTATTCGCTGTGCGCAGTTAGGAATGAAAACTGCACTTATTGAACGTTATTCCACTCTTGGTGGAACATGCTTAAATGTTGGATGCATTCCATCAAAAGCATTACTGGACTCATCTGAACATTTTCACAATGCGACCCATACCTTTACCGAACATGGCATTGATGTTAAAGATGTAAAAGTGAATCTTGCTCAAATGATCAAGCGCAAAGGTGAAGTTGTAAAACAAACGTGTGATGGGATTAATTTTTTGATGAAAAAAAATAAAATCACAGTGTTGAATGGACATGGTTCTTTTGTAAATAAAAACACCATTGAAATTACTGGAGCTGATGGTAAAAAAAATCAAATAGAAACCGCAAAAACAATTATTGCTACAGGTTCAAAACCGACATCTTTGAAAGGAATTGAAATTGATAAAAAACGTGTGATTACTTCTACTGAAGCGTTACAAATGACAGAGGTTCCCAAACACATGGTGATAATCGGTGGTGGAGTAATTGGATTGGAGTTGGGTTCTGTGTATGCACGTTTAGGTGCAAAAATTTCGGTGGTGGAATTTACAGGAGGCATTATTAGTACTATGGATGCAGCCTTAGGGAAAGAACTTCAAAAGAGTTTGAAAAAACTTGGTTTTGAATTTTATTTCAATCACAAAGTAACTGGTGTGGTTACAAAAGGAAAAGAAGTAATCGTTTCTGCAGATAATGCAAAAGGTGAAAAAGTGGAAGTGAAAGGAGATTATTGTTTGGTTTCTGTAGGACGCAGACCTTACACGGATAATCTTGGTTTGGAGAAAGCTGGTGTGAAAATGGACGATAGAGGAAGGATTGAAACGGATGTGCATTTGCAAACAAATGTTGCTGGGATATACGCAATCGGTGATGTGGTTAAAGGTGCAATGCTTGCTCACAAAGCTGAAGAAGAAGGAACCTTTGTTGCGGAAACAATTGCAGGACAAAAACCACACATCAATTATAATTTAATTCCCGGTGTTGTTTATACTTGGCCTGAAGTTGCTGCAGTTGGATTCACAGAAGAGCAATTGAAGGAGCAAGGTAAGAAGTATAAGGTTGGAAGTTTTCCTTTTAAAGCAAGTGGTAGAGCACGTGCTTCAATGGATACGGACGGTTTTGTAAAAGTATTAGCGGATGAAACAACCGATGAAATTTTAGGTGTACACATGATTGGTCCCCGTGCTGCCGATATGATTGCTGAAGCAGTTGTAGCCATGGAGTATCGTGCAAGTGCTGAAGATATTTCTCGCATGAGTCATGCACATCCTACTTATACCGAAGCGATGAAAGAAGCTTGTTTGGACGCTACAGCAAAAAGAGCATTACATATTTAG
- the hemH gene encoding ferrochelatase, giving the protein MKTGVLLINLGTPDSPSTADVRKYLTQFLNDPRVIDINPIGRFLLVNGIIVPFRSSKSAKLYQHIWTNEGSPLLTNSNKMKVLLQKELGDQYVVELGMRYQNPSLEFALNKLKEAQVDKIIMIPLYPQYASSSTGSSVEEAIRLLKKWEVTPSFEVISKFYDNPDFIQACVEVAKKYDIKDYDHVVFSYHGLPERHIKKGSDHYGKGTCQLGSCCDKITKNNQYCYRANCFETTRQLVKHLNIPEGKYETTFQSRLDDKWIKPYSDKVVEQKAKEGKKKLLIFSPAFVADCLETIYEIGVEYDEIFKEHGGEKVTLVESLNDSPKWIDALKKMVLNANHKN; this is encoded by the coding sequence ATGAAGACAGGAGTTCTCTTAATTAATCTTGGTACACCCGATAGCCCTTCTACCGCGGATGTTCGAAAATATTTAACTCAATTTTTGAATGATCCTCGTGTTATTGACATCAATCCGATTGGTCGCTTTTTATTGGTGAACGGAATCATTGTGCCTTTTCGTTCTTCCAAATCTGCAAAGTTATATCAACACATTTGGACAAATGAAGGTTCTCCACTTTTAACCAATAGCAATAAAATGAAAGTGTTATTGCAAAAGGAATTAGGAGATCAGTATGTTGTTGAACTGGGGATGCGTTATCAAAATCCCAGTTTGGAATTTGCATTGAATAAGTTGAAAGAGGCGCAGGTGGATAAAATTATTATGATTCCATTGTATCCGCAATACGCTTCTTCCAGTACTGGATCTTCTGTTGAAGAAGCAATACGCTTGTTGAAAAAATGGGAAGTAACACCGTCATTTGAAGTGATTTCAAAATTTTACGATAACCCGGATTTTATTCAAGCATGTGTGGAGGTCGCAAAAAAATACGATATCAAAGACTACGATCATGTTGTATTTTCTTATCACGGTTTGCCCGAACGACACATAAAAAAGGGATCAGACCATTATGGTAAAGGCACTTGTCAGTTGGGAAGTTGTTGCGATAAGATTACAAAAAACAATCAATACTGCTATCGTGCAAATTGTTTCGAAACAACCCGCCAATTAGTAAAACACCTAAATATTCCTGAAGGGAAATACGAAACGACATTTCAAAGTCGTTTGGATGATAAGTGGATAAAGCCATACAGTGATAAGGTAGTGGAGCAAAAAGCAAAAGAGGGAAAGAAAAAATTATTGATTTTTTCACCTGCTTTTGTGGCCGATTGTTTGGAAACCATTTATGAAATAGGAGTGGAGTACGATGAAATTTTTAAAGAACATGGTGGTGAAAAAGTAACATTAGTGGAAAGTTTAAATGACTCACCTAAATGGATTGATGCATTGAAAAAAATGGTCCTCAATGCGAATCATAAAAATTAA
- a CDS encoding GNAT family N-acetyltransferase has translation MKPIIEPVAKNILESELSKDKFIRETNNGDNLIYIITHHDSPNVMKEIARLREHTFRTAGGGTGEEIDIDEFDTADAPYKQLIVWNPIEKEIVGGYRYIKLKDAPVVNGVVHVATTELFNFSDAFVKKYVPETIELGRSFVQPKYQPSVDNRKGLFSLDNLWDGLGAIVVDNPDVKHFYGKVTMYTDFNVEARDYILSFMNYFFPDNEKLVFPIEPLGLKSDTSAFLKAINGLSYKEAHRILGQFVREKGEHIPPLVNAYMNLSATMKMFGTAMNSHFGEVEETGILVTIADIYDTKKERHINTYKK, from the coding sequence ATGAAACCAATTATAGAACCGGTTGCAAAAAATATTTTAGAGTCAGAACTTTCAAAGGATAAGTTTATTCGTGAAACCAATAATGGTGATAATTTGATTTACATTATCACACATCATGATTCACCGAACGTAATGAAAGAGATTGCGCGTTTGCGCGAACATACGTTCCGCACAGCTGGTGGTGGAACAGGTGAAGAAATTGATATAGATGAATTTGATACTGCTGATGCTCCATACAAACAATTAATTGTTTGGAATCCCATTGAAAAGGAAATTGTTGGCGGATATCGTTATATTAAATTAAAAGATGCTCCGGTTGTGAATGGTGTTGTTCACGTTGCCACAACCGAACTTTTTAATTTCTCTGATGCATTCGTTAAAAAATATGTTCCTGAAACAATTGAGTTAGGACGTTCTTTTGTTCAGCCCAAATATCAACCTTCTGTTGATAATCGTAAAGGACTTTTCTCATTGGATAATCTTTGGGACGGATTGGGTGCAATTGTAGTTGACAATCCTGATGTGAAGCATTTTTACGGGAAAGTAACGATGTACACCGATTTTAATGTAGAAGCACGTGATTACATTCTTTCCTTTATGAATTACTTCTTTCCTGATAACGAAAAGCTGGTATTCCCAATTGAACCTCTTGGGTTAAAATCGGATACCTCTGCTTTCTTAAAAGCAATCAACGGCTTGTCTTATAAAGAAGCACATCGTATTCTGGGACAATTTGTGCGAGAAAAAGGAGAACACATTCCCCCCTTGGTAAATGCGTATATGAATTTGTCTGCAACCATGAAGATGTTTGGAACTGCCATGAACTCTCACTTTGGAGAAGTGGAAGAAACTGGAATTCTTGTGACCATTGCTGATATTTATGACACAAAGAAGGAGCGTCATATCAATACCTACAAAAAATAA